The stretch of DNA AACATGGAATAATTGAGCTGAATAATTTGTATTCCTTTGGAACAAGTTGAAAGAATTTAGTTGAAGCCGGAATGAGAGGCAGATTGAGTTAGTTTCATTCTGGGGAAAtttatatttcctgaaaaacaaCTACTAACGAATTTGGAATTTTTACCGGCCTCGATTTGCAATTTATCTGTTCACTGGAGACACGAGTTTTCACGGTGTTTCTCCTCGTAGTTTTCTCGAATGTCTCATCCATGAAATTTTTGTAGAGTGGTGCTAGATGTAATGAATCTGCAGAAACTCCAACAGCTAACGGAGCCAGTTCTGGAGCCTTTGATTCGTCGAGTTGTAAGTTTACGGCCTTGAAATACATTCTTTGTGAAATTCTACTCAGCATCCCTTTGATTCTTGAATCACTACTCTATGTACAAATTAGTAACTCTGGTCTATTCTATTGTTGGATCTCAGGTGAAAGAGGAAGTGGATTTAGCGTTAAGAAAATACTCAACCAATATGAAACGGTATAGGATCAGGTTTTTTAGTGGAAAGAATTAATGATCGTCCTTTGATAATTTTCTTATAAGTCAAGAGATTAACATGATTTTTTAATCTAGGAGTTGTGTAAAAAAATCGCAAGATTCTGAATCAAGAACTATGCAGTTTTTAAACGCCGTATCCATTCCTGTGTTTACTGGGACTCGAATCGAAGGAGAAGGGTGCAACAATCTGGCTGTAGCTTTATTTGATGTTCATACGGGGAAAGTTGTTTCGAGTGGCCCTGGATCATCAGGACAAGTTGAAATTGTGGTTCTTGAGGGAGATTTTGACGGCAATGAAGGAGACAATTGGACTACTGAAGATTTCAAGAATAATATAGTGAGAGAAAGAGAAGGCAAAAAATCCCTTGTGACGGGGGACGTGATTGTTACTCTTAAAGATGGTATTGCTCCCATTGATGATATCTCGTTCACAGATAATTCGAGCTGGACTAGAAGTCGAAAATTCAGGTTGGGAGCTAGACTCTTTGAAAATACTGGTGGTACCAGAGTGAAGGAAGCAAAATCAGAAGCCTTTATTGTAAGAGATCATCGTGGAGAATGTGAGTCCTTCGTTGATATCAGTTGGGATTTCTTTCGTTCGAATTTTTATTGTGCTCTCTTATGGTTATTTCCATGCAATCATCAGAAGTGGTGAGGCTAGAAATTTGGAAACGTGTAAAATTTCAGTCATATATGATTTAACTTTTTCATTCTGTTCATCCTCCAGTGTACAAGAAACACCACCCTCCTTCTCTTTCCGATGAAGTATGGCGTCTGGAAAAAATTGGCAAAGAAGGAGCTTTCCACAAGCGGTTACGAAAGGAAAGAGTAAACACCGTGCAAGATTTTCTGTGTTTACTCTCCTTAGATCCCACAAGGCTTCGAAGTGTAAGATTTGATGCattatatttatgtttaattatcatattaaaaaaattgatataatAATGTTGATTATTGCCTTGCATTACTTAAGTATTCGTGTATCAAAAAAGAATTACCTTTCCTTAATTGTCAATAATCGTGACTGTTTATATGTTTGCAGATCTTTGGGTTAGGTATGCCGCCTAAGATGTGGGATGCTATGGTGGAACATGCTCGGACATGTGTTCTTGATAAGAAATTATACTTGTATGATTCCTCTCCATCTCAACAAAGAAATGGGGTTGTTTTTAATGTAGTCGGACAAGTGATGGGGACGTTCTCGAATGGCCAGTACGTTTCTGCTGATAACCTGTCTGAACCAGAAAAGGCAGGATTCTCATACCTTTTAACCTCGTTGGTTGTTACATAGAATAAATTTCTCCGATCATCATTTTTCTAGGCTCAAATACGCCTCAGTATATTCGTGACCGTTTTTATTTCAGGCTGATGCCAGCGTGCTGGTAATCTCTGCATTTAAAGATAAGGAGAATATCATCGTTTTTTATGATGAATCGTCTCTAAATACGTTAACCTCTTCATCATGCTTATCTACCGGCCCATCACCTTCAAGTTTGCACTTCGAGGATAGTTACCTTCGAGAACTGATCATCTCTCAAAAGATCGATGAATCCAGCTACTCCCTGCAAAATTTATCATCCCCGGATTTCATGCAGTCGGTATATAACATCCACTATCCGCAAGGTGTCGTCGAACCCATGGAGATTGGGATTGGACAAAACTCGAGTTTCCTGAATCAAGAAACCGGTAGCTTAATCTATGACACCGATTCCATGGCTGGAGCATTCTGTGGAAACGAGCATATGTAGTTCGGTGTGAGAGTTTTCTCGCTCCGAAGTTCAGATTTTGAACTACCATCTGATTTACAGATCACTGCATGGATGCATTGTTGCCTGCTTCGGCAGTTGCTGTCAATAAAACTAGAAGCCAGTGGAATAATTTGTCGAGCTTATTGAGATGGATCGGAGATTGTCGATTAGAAGGATATATAATGGCTCGGAAAAACCATGTTCGAGACGAAGTTAGATGTGTACATAACTGTTATCCAAACCGCCCTTGAGTGGTCTATGCATGAGACTGAACGTGAAGTTCCAAGCCTAAAAACGTTGAGTTACATAATTGTAATCCCTACGAGATTCATGAATCCTACTAACTAAAGCTTCATGATGTGCATTAAGAGAACGGATCACACAACCACAGCAACCCAAATTACATCCGTCTATAAGCGAGGCGTGGCGGTTCTCATATTTGGTTAGACCGTCTCAGACTCGTCTCATTTTCATCTCTCAGCACAAACTTTCTAATATCGTAATGGTAGGCTAATAATTAGAAGAAAATTTGACATAAAGGACCAGGAAATTCGAATCAAGTCTATACGAGAAATAGAAAGAATAGTGAAACACAAAAT from Primulina eburnea isolate SZY01 chromosome 6, ASM2296580v1, whole genome shotgun sequence encodes:
- the LOC140835051 gene encoding calmodulin-binding protein 60 A-like → MSQKRPHQEEGCSSDGMRPRKLPSFRRVVLDVMNLQKLQQLTEPVLEPLIRRVVKEEVDLALRKYSTNMKRSCVKKSQDSESRTMQFLNAVSIPVFTGTRIEGEGCNNLAVALFDVHTGKVVSSGPGSSGQVEIVVLEGDFDGNEGDNWTTEDFKNNIVREREGKKSLVTGDVIVTLKDGIAPIDDISFTDNSSWTRSRKFRLGARLFENTGGTRVKEAKSEAFIVRDHRGELYKKHHPPSLSDEVWRLEKIGKEGAFHKRLRKERVNTVQDFLCLLSLDPTRLRSIFGLGMPPKMWDAMVEHARTCVLDKKLYLYDSSPSQQRNGVVFNVVGQVMGTFSNGQYVSADNLSEPEKADASVLVISAFKDKENIIVFYDESSLNTLTSSSCLSTGPSPSSLHFEDSYLRELIISQKIDESSYSLQNLSSPDFMQSVYNIHYPQGVVEPMEIGIGQNSSFLNQETGSLIYDTDSMAGAFCGNEHM